From one Gadus morhua chromosome 8, gadMor3.0, whole genome shotgun sequence genomic stretch:
- the atpsckmt gene encoding ATP synthase subunit C lysine N-methyltransferase, with the protein MSEEQILLETAVTQGKGNQSTAKKRIGLIATGIIGGSLVALYAVTAPFVTPALRKICLPFVPATTTQVENVLKVLRTRSGTLVDIGSGDGRIVIAAAKRGFHASGFELNPWLVWYSRYRAWREGVHHSTSFHISDLWKVSFAEYSNVVIFGVPQMMDQLELKLSSDLQSTARVVACRFPFPSWVPDQMAGEGIDTVWVYDAKTFKTPLQGQTRQTEDKLTSTS; encoded by the exons ATGTCTGAGGAACAAATCCTTCTGGAAACTGCAGTCACGCAGGGCAAAGGTAACCAGAGCACAGCTAAAAAGCGAATTGGACTCATTGCAACGGGGATTATTGGAGGTTCTCTGGTTGCTCTGTACGCCGTCACAGCGCCGTTTGTGACACCTGCTCTGAGGAAGATCTGCCTTCCGTTCGTCCCTGCGACCACAACCCAAGTGGAAAACGTTCTCAAGGTGCTTCGGACGAGGTCGGGGACCTTGGTGGACATCGGAAGTGGTGATGGAAGGATC GTGATTGCCGCAGCCAAGCGTGGCTTCCATGCATCAGGCTTTGAGCTGAACCCTTGGTTGGTGTGGTACTCCCGCTACAGGGCTTGGAGAGAGGGAGTCCACCACTCCACGTCCTTCCACATCTCAGACCTCTGGAAG GTGAGTTTTGCGGAGTATTCAAATGTGGTCATTTTCGGAGTCCCTCAGATG ATGGACCAGCTAGAGCTGAAGCTGAGCAGTGACCTCCAGAGTACAGCGAGGGTGGTGGCGTGCAGATTCCCGTTCCCCAGTTGGGTGCCTGACCAAATGGCCGGGGAGGGCATAGACACTGTCTGGGTCTACGATGCCAAGACCTTTAAAACCCCACTACAAGGTCAAACAAGACAAACCGAAGACAAACTGACTTCCACATCGTAG